Proteins from one Globicephala melas chromosome 21, mGloMel1.2, whole genome shotgun sequence genomic window:
- the CDKN2AIP gene encoding CDKN2A-interacting protein isoform X1, which produces MAQEVSEYLSQNPRVAAWVETLRSDGETDKHWRHRREFLLRNAGDLAPAGGAASAHPEEAADAESGTRSRQLQQLISFSMAWANHVFLGCRYPQKVMDKILSMAEGIKVTDAPIHTTRDELVAKVKKRGISSSNEGVEEPTKKRAIEGKNSSAVEQKDHVKIPAKTERALASQESSSACSGSTTKSESSGNSARSSGTLSQNSSTSDGERSVSSQSSSIPSQVTAVGCGKASEPEAPDKHGSASLVSSLLKSSVNSHVTQSADSRQQSGSPKKSALEGSAVSASQSTSEIEVPLLGSSGSSEIELPLLSSKPSSETASSGLTSKASSEASVSSSVSKNSSSSGTSLLTPKSTTSANTMLTSKSTSQVAASLLASKNSSQTSGSLVSKSTSIASVSQLASKSSSQSSTSQLPSKSTAQASESSVRFSCCKLTNEDVKQKQPFFNRLYKTVAWKLVAVGGFSPSVNHGELLNAAVEALKATLDVVFVPLKELADLPQNKSSQESIVCELRCKSVYLGTGCGKSKENAKAVASREALKLFLKKKVVVKICKRKYRGSEIEDLVLLDEEARPVNLPPALKHPQELL; this is translated from the exons ATGGCGCAGGAGGTGTCGGAGTACCTGAGCCAGAACCCGCGGGTGGCCGCCTGGGTGGAGACGCTGCGCTCCGACGGCGAGACCGACAAACACTGGCGCCACCGCCGCGAGTTCCTGCTCCGCAACGCCGGGGACCTGGCCCCCGCCGGCGGCGCTGCCTCCGCTCACCCGGAGGAGGCCGCCGACGCCGAGAGCGGGACCCGCAGTcggcagctgcagcagctcatCTCCTTTTCCATGGCCTGGGCCAACCACGTCTTCCTCGGGTGCCG GTACCCTCAAAAAGTTATGGATAAAATACTTAGTATGGCTGAAGGCATCAAAGTGACAGATGCTCCAATCCATACAACAAGAGACGAACTGGTTGCCAAGGTGAAGAAAAGAGGGATATCGAGTAGCAATG AAGGGGTAGAAGAGCCAACAAAAAAACGAGCCATAGAAGGAAAAAACAGTTCTGCAGTTGAGCAAAAAGATCATGTGAAAATTCCTGCCAAAACAGAGCGTGCATTAGCTTCGCAGGAAAGTAGTTCAGCGTGTTCGGGATCAACTACCAAGTCAGAGAGTAGTGGGAACTCAGCTCGGAGCTCTGGCACCCTGAGTCAGAATAGCTCCACAAGTGATGGAGAGCGCTCTGTTTCCAGCCAAAGCAGCAGCATTCCCTCTCAGGTAACAGCGGTAGGGTGTGGAAAAGCTTCTGAACCAGAAGCTCCAGATAAACATGGTTCAGCATCGTTGGTTTCTTCGTTGTTGAAATCCAGTGTGAATAGTCATGTGACCCAGTCTGCTGATTCCAGACAGCAAAGTGGATCCCCGAAAAAGAGTGCTTTGGAAGGCTCTGCAGTCTCAGCCTCTCAGAGCACCTCAGAGATTGAGGTGCCCTTGTTGGGCTCCTCAGGAAGCTCAGAAATAGAGTTGCCACTGTTGTCTTCTAAACCTAGTTCAGAGACAGCTTCAAGCGGGTTAACTTCCAAAGCTAGTTCAGAGGCAAGTGTTTCATCATCAGTTTCTAAAAACAGTTCCTCATCAGGCACATCTTTACTAACCCCCAAGAGCACCACCTCAGCAAACACGATGCTGACTTCCAAAAGCACTTCGCAGGTAGCTGCATCACTGTTAGCTTCCAAGAACAGCTCCCAGACCAGCGGCTCTTTGGTTTCCAAAAGCACTTCCATAGCAAGTGTGTCCCAGCTGGCTTCTAAGAGTAGCTCTCAGAGCAGCACGTCACAGCTGCCTTCTAAAAGTACTGCGCAGGCGAGCGAGAGTTCTGTCAGATTCTCTTGTTGCAAGTTAACCAATGAAGATGTGAAACAGAAGCAGCCTTTTTTCAATAGACTGTACAAAACGGTGGCATGGAAGTTGGTGGCCGTTGGTGGCTTTAGTCCCAGCGTGAATCACGGAGAGCTCCTAAACGCAGCTGTCGAGGCTCTGAAAGCAACGCTGGATGTGGTTTTCGTCCCGCTAAAGGAACTGGCAGATCTGCCTCAAAACAAGAGCTCTCAAGAAAGTATTGTTTGTGAACTGAGATGTAAGTCTGTGTATTTGGGCACTGGCtgtggaaaaagcaaagaaaacgcAAAAGCAGTTGCATCAAGAGAAGCCTTGAAGTTATTTCTCAAGAAAAAGGTGGTGGTAAAGATATGTAAAAGGAAATACAGAGGCAGTGAAATTGAGGACTTAGTACTCCTCGATGAAGAGGCAAGGCCTGTCAACTTGCCTCCAGCATTAAAACATCCTCAAGAATTACTGTAA
- the CDKN2AIP gene encoding CDKN2A-interacting protein isoform X2 → MAQEVSEYLSQNPRVAAWVETLRSDGETDKHWRHRREFLLRNAGDLAPAGGAASAHPEEAADAESGTRSRQLQQLISFSMAWANHVFLGCRYPQKVMDKILSMAEGIKVTDAPIHTTRDELVAKKG, encoded by the exons ATGGCGCAGGAGGTGTCGGAGTACCTGAGCCAGAACCCGCGGGTGGCCGCCTGGGTGGAGACGCTGCGCTCCGACGGCGAGACCGACAAACACTGGCGCCACCGCCGCGAGTTCCTGCTCCGCAACGCCGGGGACCTGGCCCCCGCCGGCGGCGCTGCCTCCGCTCACCCGGAGGAGGCCGCCGACGCCGAGAGCGGGACCCGCAGTcggcagctgcagcagctcatCTCCTTTTCCATGGCCTGGGCCAACCACGTCTTCCTCGGGTGCCG GTACCCTCAAAAAGTTATGGATAAAATACTTAGTATGGCTGAAGGCATCAAAGTGACAGATGCTCCAATCCATACAACAAGAGACGAACTGGTTGCCAAG AAGGGGTAG